AGCAACATATTCGAccggttatttgtattgatgctaCTTTCTTGAAGGGTCGATATCTGGATCAACTATTTATTGATGTCGCATTAGAtgggaataatcaaatatatccacttgcttttgggattggtcccagggaagatcatgacacatggtccTGGTTTTTAACAAAACTGAGGGATTGTATTGGGGAGGTACCTCGTTTGGCCATCATTTCAGATCGACATGTCAGCATATTTTCTGCATTGGCTGAAGTTTTCCCTGGTGTGCATcacggttattgttgtcaccatctctattgtaacatgcggtccaagtacaaaaaAAATGCTAAAGTCGCATGGATGTACTATAAAGCAGCCAAGGCGTacactgaatttgaattccaacaGGTCATGAAGTCATTGTCCCGTTTGCACCCTGAGGCAACTGCATACCTGTATGAAGTGGGTTTTGATCGATGGGCACGAGCATATTTTCCAGGCCATAGGTACAATGTAATGATTACCAATATTGTTGAGTCGTTTAATGTCTTGGTCAAACACGCTCGAGGTTTACCTATTACTATGCTGATCGAGTTCATTAGAGGTACATTgcagcgatggttttatgaaagaagaaatcatgctagtaagttcatattcactgttatactatgttataaatgtgtgttaCCAAACTTATACTTGGTTACTAACcagatgaatttatatttatatgatttacagatgcTTGTACCAGTCCAGTCACACCTTGGGTTGAAGATAAGATCGCAAAACGTGTACGGAAGTCTTCGAACTTAGAAGTGCGTCCTATAACAACTGAGCGATACCAGGTTCTTGGTAGTGGCCAATgccaatatgatgccctggtAGACCTGACGAAGCATACATgtacttgtagaaaatttcaattatcaaagattCCTTGCATGCACGTTATTGCTGTagccagatatatgaagctTACAACTTGCCTTCAA
This sequence is a window from Mangifera indica cultivar Alphonso chromosome 5, CATAS_Mindica_2.1, whole genome shotgun sequence. Protein-coding genes within it:
- the LOC123216320 gene encoding uncharacterized protein LOC123216320, encoding MRSKYKKNAKVAWMYYKAAKAYTEFEFQQVMKSLSRLHPEATAYLYEVGFDRWARAYFPGHRYNVMITNIVESFNVLVKHARGLPITMLIEFIRDACTSPVTPWVEDKIAKRVRKSSNLEVRPITTERYQVLGSGQCQYDALVDLTKHTCTCRKFQLSKIPCMHVIAVARYMKLTTCLQWVHSYYNTAFYRTVYADAVNPLGDQSEWLHPEEATVIHPPYVHRRRAGRPANKNRRPSQGEVVEQLICSRCHQPGHTRQNCRSPIPVPSSVPSSSGRKKKDGK